Genomic window (Thermoplasmatales archaeon):
GAAAAATTTGAAGAAATAGAGGGAATTGTTCATATTTCAAATCTACCATTGCAGATTGCTGAGAGAATAAAAAAATCAGCTGAAGAAAATATAAGTGGTAAATATCCCTCAAACATAAGGATTGAAGAAAATGAAGCAATTTCTCCAGGCGTCGGCATCGTGCTATGGAGCAAGCCAAAAATAATTGGCTCAGATTGTTTGGGTGAAAAAGGGAAGCCAGCAGAAGAAATAGGAAAATTTGTAGCAAAAAAAATTCTGGAAGAGATTGATGCTGGAGTTGATTTAGATGAAAAGGCTGTTGATCAGCTCCTTCCCTTCATGGCAATAAGTGGAAGCAAAATAAAATTTAAATGTTCAGACCTGAGCATGCATGCCTCCACAGAAATCTTCTTATTAAAAAAATTCATTGATATTGATGCAAAAATAGAAAAAAATAAGATTGTTGAAGTAGAGGTAGAAGGAGAAAAATTAATTTAAACGCTTCTCTGGCTTAGTATAACTATCATATATGCTATAATCACAAGAAAAATCAGGATGTAAAATATTATCTGTAATCTCCTCCTCTTTTTTATATATCCTTCATATTCACTTTTACATTTCTCACTGCAAAAATCCTCACCATATTTTATTGCTTTTCCACATATATGGCAATGTCCGTGCTGGGGAATCATTTCATACCTCTATAACTGTTCCATTAAACTCTTTTCCATATATAGCATTTTCTAATTCTTTCAGATTTTTTCCATTTACAACAAATGTTTTTATTCTCCCATCCCTTATTATTTTACAGGCAACAGGATCAACAACAACTTTATATCCAGCCATTTTCCATTCTCCCCCAACCATCTCTATCAGCTTATCTATCCTTATTTTATCAAATTTTATCGCATCCCTATAAATTTTGGGATCCTTATCATATATACCATCTACATCTGTTGCTATTACAAGATGATCCGCCCTTGCTTCTTTTGCAAGCATTGCAGCAACTGCATCAGTTGAATGACCCGGGAAAGTTCCACCCATTACAACCGGCGGGCCAATCTGCAATGCTTCTTCTATAGTCAGAGGAATTTTTTTTCTGAAGAAGGAATTTATAAGATAAGCATTTAAGCGGGTTGCTGCTATCCCAATTTCATCTAAATATCTTTCATCCTCGCAAAATTTTCTTCCAGTAGATATATAATTTCTTGCAGTTTTTCCTCCGCCAACGACAATAAAAAGAGAAATTTCATCTGATATTTTCTTTAAAAGAAGAGAAAGTTTTTCTATAAATTCTGGATTATCCAATGAAAGCAATGAGCCACCGAGTGAAACAACAACTTTCATGCTTGTATTAAAAAGATTTTATAAAATGTTTTCTATACCATTATGCGAAGATATTCAATAAAAAAAGGGCATAAAGCAAATCTGGACGAATTGCTAAAAAAATATTTTAGTGTTGAAGGAAACTTGAATGAGGGATTTGAGTTTGAAGAAAATGGAATAGGGAAGATATTTATAAAAAAAGAGGGAAACGAAATACTAATAGATATAAAGCCACCAGAAAAAATAGAGCCAAATCCAGAAATATTGAAAAAATGGAATAATTTTTTATTTGAAGCAACAGGGAGAACAGCAAAAGAAAGGAAAAAATTGCTTGAAAAAGAATTGGAAAATTAAAAAATCTATTAAATATTCCTTATTTATTATCATGCAGAGAATAGAGAGCATAAAGGCAAGGCAAATTCTTGATTCAAGGGGAAATCCTACCATAGAAGTTGAGGTAAAAACAAAAAATGCAGAGGGAAGGGCAAGCGCGCCATCCGGCGCAAGCCGCGGGAGCAGAGAGGCGGTGGAGCTGAGAGATGGTGGGGAGGAGTTTCATGGAAAAGGGGTAAGGAAGGCGATAGAGAATGTTAATACAATTCTTGCACCCGCTATTGTTGGAATGGATGTAAATGAGCAGGAGGAAATTGATGGAAAAATTATTAAAATAGATGGTACTCCTGATAAAAGGATAATTGGGGGGAATGCTTGCATAGCTACTTCTATTGCCTGCTGTAAATGCGCTGCAAATTCAAAAAAAATCCCTGTCCATCTTTATTTAAACAAAGAAGCAAATCTTATGCCAATTCCTTTTATGAATATAATAAATGGTGGAAAGCATGCGGGAAATGAGCTTGCTATACAGGAATTTATGATTGCCCCTATAATGGCTAAAAGTTTTTCTCAAGCAATAAGGATGGGTTGTGAGGTTTATTATTCATTAAAGGAAATAATTCTTAAAAAATATGGAAGAAATGCAATAAATGTTGGTGATGAAGGTGGTTTT
Coding sequences:
- a CDS encoding DUF2116 family Zn-ribbon domain-containing protein translates to MPQHGHCHICGKAIKYGEDFCSEKCKSEYEGYIKKRRRLQIIFYILIFLVIIAYMIVILSQRSV
- a CDS encoding DUF5611 family protein, giving the protein MRRYSIKKGHKANLDELLKKYFSVEGNLNEGFEFEENGIGKIFIKKEGNEILIDIKPPEKIEPNPEILKKWNNFLFEATGRTAKERKKLLEKELEN
- the pyrH gene encoding UMP kinase gives rise to the protein MKVVVSLGGSLLSLDNPEFIEKLSLLLKKISDEISLFIVVGGGKTARNYISTGRKFCEDERYLDEIGIAATRLNAYLINSFFRKKIPLTIEEALQIGPPVVMGGTFPGHSTDAVAAMLAKEARADHLVIATDVDGIYDKDPKIYRDAIKFDKIRIDKLIEMVGGEWKMAGYKVVVDPVACKIIRDGRIKTFVVNGKNLKELENAIYGKEFNGTVIEV